The Echinicola jeungdonensis genome segment GATGAACCCTACTATTTGGTTATCCAGTAATTAGGGGTAAACCCCATAATCTCTGTACATTTATAAAAAAAGAAAAGAAAAAGATAAAGAACTGTATGCTATTCTCTTGTGTTAGTAAAGCGCTGTTGTATCTTTGTAACAATTTAAATTCACAAAAATGTTAGACATGACTACATTGGGTTTCATTCAGAATATAGGAGGTGGTTCCTTGATCATTATCATCCTGGTTATCATCCTATTATTCGGCGCAAAAAGAATCCCTGAATTAGCTCGAGGGCTGGGAAGAGGAATCAAAGAATTCAAAGACGCCACCAAGGAGATTCAGGACGATATTGAGGAAGGTCTGAAGGACAAAAAGAAAAAAGACTAAAAGCATCTGAAAATTGGAAAAATTCCATTCATTCGACGAAATAAAAAAGTCGCTTAAAAATAAGGAGACTGATTGTAAAGCAATCGTAAATTATTACCTCAACAACATCAAGACGAAGGCGCATCTCAACGCCTTCGTTGAAGTTTATGAGCAATCCGCTTTAGAACAGGCCGAAAAAGTAGACCAAAAATTGGCAGAAGGAACTGCTGGTAAATTGGCAGGCATGGTCATTGGCATAAAGGATGTTTTATGCTATACCGACCATGAAGTCAATGCTTCCAGCAAGATTCTGGAAAATTTCCAATCCCAATTCACCTGTACTGCAGTCCAAAAATTGATCGATGAAGATGCCATCATAATTGGACGGCTTAATTGCGATGAATTTGGTATGGGCTCTTCCAATGAAAACACCGTTCATGGGAAAGTATTGAATGCCATTGATGAGGAAAGGGTGCCCGGGGGGTCTTCCGGAGGATCTGCCGTTGCAGTCCAAGCCAATCTTTGTACTACCTCTTTGGGAACAGACACTGGAGGGTCTGTTCGACAACCTGCGGCATTTACCGGTCTTGTGGGAATCAAGCCTACTTACTCAAGGGTTTCTCGCTTTGGCCTGATTGCTTACGCATCTTCCTTTGACACCATAGGAGTGTTTTCCCAAAATGTAGAGGACAATGCATTGGTCCTGGAAGTCATAGCAGGACCAGATGACAATGACAGTACGGTTTCCCAAAAATCCGTACCTTCCTATAGCGAAATGCTGGATTTGGAAAAGCCAGTCAAAGTAGCTTACTTGAAAGAAACTATTGAATCTGATGCCCTTCAACCTGAGATTAAGGCCCATACTCTGGATGTGCTTAACCAACTGAAGGAAGAAGGCCATCAAGTAGAAGAAGTAGATTTTCCGCTATTGGATTATGTGCTTCCTACCTACTATATTTTGACCACTGCAGAGGCAAGTTCCAACCTTTCACGCTTTGATGGCGTAAAATATGGGTATAGAACTCCAAATGCCCACAACTTGGAAAGCATGTATAAGCTTACACGTTCAGAGGGATTTGGAGAGGAGGTCAAAAGAAGGATCATGCTGGGTACTTTTGTACTTAGTGCAAGTTATTATGATGCTTATTTCACCAAAGCCCAAAAAGTAAGAAGGCTGATAAAAGAGTTTACCGAAGACCTGTTGGATAAATATGACTACATCGTTATGCCAACTACGCCTTCTACAGCGTTTAAGTTTGGAGAGCATAGTGATGACCCTGTAGCCATGTACCTGGAGGATTTGTTTACAGTTCAAGCCTCTGTTTCGGGGGTTCCTGCCATTTCCATTCCTAATGGAACAGATGAAAAGGGATTACCGATTGGTTTGCAAATCATAGCCAATTCTTTTAAAGAAGGAGAACTTTATGCATTTGCAAAATATCTGATATCGATTAAAAAATAGATAAACTAATTCCTGACCATGAAAACCTGGATGACATTTTCACTTATGTTTTTCGCAATCAGCAGTGTTATGCTCACTACTGCCCATGGTCAGGAACTGTATAATTTTGTCAACGATATGGAGGAGGAAGAAACCCTCACTCCTACTTATAATTACGAATATATTCCCGATTTCACCTATGATGAAATCAACCAGCGCATACAGCTCATGGATACCGAAATGCCTTATGCGTTGAATGAAACCATTTTTGCTTTTATTAATTACTTTACGGTAAGGAACCGT includes the following:
- a CDS encoding Sec-independent protein translocase subunit TatA/TatB, with the protein product MTTLGFIQNIGGGSLIIIILVIILLFGAKRIPELARGLGRGIKEFKDATKEIQDDIEEGLKDKKKKD
- the gatA gene encoding Asp-tRNA(Asn)/Glu-tRNA(Gln) amidotransferase subunit GatA, which translates into the protein MEKFHSFDEIKKSLKNKETDCKAIVNYYLNNIKTKAHLNAFVEVYEQSALEQAEKVDQKLAEGTAGKLAGMVIGIKDVLCYTDHEVNASSKILENFQSQFTCTAVQKLIDEDAIIIGRLNCDEFGMGSSNENTVHGKVLNAIDEERVPGGSSGGSAVAVQANLCTTSLGTDTGGSVRQPAAFTGLVGIKPTYSRVSRFGLIAYASSFDTIGVFSQNVEDNALVLEVIAGPDDNDSTVSQKSVPSYSEMLDLEKPVKVAYLKETIESDALQPEIKAHTLDVLNQLKEEGHQVEEVDFPLLDYVLPTYYILTTAEASSNLSRFDGVKYGYRTPNAHNLESMYKLTRSEGFGEEVKRRIMLGTFVLSASYYDAYFTKAQKVRRLIKEFTEDLLDKYDYIVMPTTPSTAFKFGEHSDDPVAMYLEDLFTVQASVSGVPAISIPNGTDEKGLPIGLQIIANSFKEGELYAFAKYLISIKK